One Phaseolus vulgaris cultivar G19833 chromosome 11, P. vulgaris v2.0, whole genome shotgun sequence genomic window carries:
- the LOC137807353 gene encoding uncharacterized protein, producing the protein MPNSVVEIAISQGKTPPRGPTPSGALPAPERKKLALKRPKRKTPQVVSEEEDDDEDTEDGLITKRKRVTTSTPPALPTPTPPSPPTPLVQAAPSAAAPIVIESSSPNYVENPPSASTLFVSAGEGPPSTTSIAGAALGEDEGVQASPMPITEVSASPPRLEAPLAVQAQEGGGESQHQTPPAPPASASSLPDPFKETLGPFAAQLKTMAEDLPSLVSRAVKDSLKKLQEENSELKESNLMIRAEAEKLTCNLLMNEMEHSRLEDALDAEIRNTRNEASDLRQKLHLQLQEKIDLESKLVPFRVKVADLEAARKAEASRVERIEKRSADREILLGKVEANRDKALAELSQAREEATKVAAELAQARGESKKATEELARAHEEKEGLKNQIHELEQSAAQILTSGFEAALEQMSCQYPELDLSMLSICNEVVDGKIVPSED; encoded by the coding sequence ATGCCCAACTCGGTTGTGGAGATCGCCATTTCTCAAGGGAAAACTCCTCCCCGAGGTCCAACTCCTTCTGGGGCCCTACCTGCCCCAGAAAGGAAAAAACTGGCGCTGAAAAGACCAAAGAGGAAGACCCCTCAGGTGGTGtcagaagaagaagacgacgatGAAGACACCGAGGATGGTCTCATCACTAAGAGGAAAAGGGTAACCACCTCCACACCACCTGCacttccaacaccaacaccgccatCACCTCCAACTCCATTAGTCCAAGCAGCACCATCGGCCGCCGCGCCCATAGTGATCGAGAGTAGCAGCCCTAATTATGTagagaaccctccgagcgcctctacactgtttgtatctgctggagagggtcctccttccacCACATCCATTGCTGGGGCCGCATTAGGAGAAGATGAGGGTGTTCAGGCTTCTCCAATGCCTATAACAGAAGTTTCggcctcaccaccacgcctggaagccccccttgctgtacaagctcaagagggtggtggtgaaagtcaacATCAAACTCCACCAGCACCTCCAGCATCAGCCTCAAGCCTCCCAGATCCCTTTAAAGAGACCTTGGGACCCTTCGCAGCTCAACTGAAGACCATGGCGGAAGATCTCCCTTCGCTTGTATCAAGAGCTGTGAAGGATTCACTCAAGAAGCTTCAAGAGGAAAACTCCGAGCTCAAGGAGTCAAATCTTATGATAAGGGCTGAGGCTGAAAAGCTCACTTGCAATCTGCTGATGAATGAAATGGAacattcaaggctggaggatgCGTTGGACGCTGAGATAAGGAACACACGCAATGaagcctccgatctgcgccaaaaactgcacctccaactCCAAGAGAAAATTGACCTGGAGAGCAAGTTGGTCCCATTTAGGGTCAAGGTGGCAGATCTGGAGGCTGCACGAAAGGCTGAAGCTTCCAGGGTGGAGAGAATTGAAAAGAGATCGGCAGATAGGGAGATCCTCCTGGGGAAGGTCGAGGCAAACAGGGATAAGGCTCTCGCTGAGCTCTCCCAAGCTCGTGAGGAAGCCACAAAGGTTGCTGCAGAGCTTGCCCAAGCTCGAGGTGAGAGTAAGAAAGCTACTGAAGAACTTGCTCGAGCTCATGAGGAGAAGGAAGGACTGAAGAACCAAATACATGAGCTCGAGCAGAGTGCTGCTCAAATCCTCACCTCTGGGTTCGAAGCTGCTCTGGAGCAAATGTCATGCCAATATCCTGAGCTCGACCTTTCCATGTTGTCGAtctgcaacgaagtggtggatgggaagattgtgCCCTCCGAAGACTAA